The following are encoded in a window of Desulfopila inferna genomic DNA:
- a CDS encoding U32 family peptidase codes for MKLSIAANWDIDLLEGLAEIPEATSIYAKLPFDIVGGGRAGMVVPHIDWNSAEAYIAAAHERDLSFCYLLNAPCLGNLEQTPEGKKDILEFIAQLVDIGIDTVSIANLAVVALVRRNFPDLEIRGSVLSWPTNLSRLTYQEALGVNPLIIPYSEFNRDFKMLTKIRSGLSCDLQLFVNVSCIYNCHYLAEHACSVGHASQLAQNTRQAGFFLDFYLWQCTRRRLLHPELLLMSRWIRPEDLHCYEAMGFDEFKIIDRSRSTAWLLRAARAYADRRYQGNLLDIISLEMLGDPSGFHQDIDEQVRERMRHYNKEERQLTLRMLKLRRRLLSLDLVIDNKALDNFLEGFQSIRCAETYCSDCRYCHKYAERAVRFDRDEAALLAGDIGELLEDSMNVKI; via the coding sequence ATGAAACTAAGTATTGCTGCAAATTGGGATATTGATCTACTTGAAGGTCTTGCCGAAATTCCGGAAGCGACCTCTATTTATGCCAAGCTGCCTTTCGATATTGTGGGAGGGGGCAGGGCCGGAATGGTCGTGCCTCATATAGACTGGAATTCAGCGGAAGCCTATATAGCTGCAGCCCACGAGCGCGATCTGTCATTCTGTTATCTCCTTAACGCCCCCTGTCTCGGCAACCTTGAGCAGACACCGGAAGGCAAGAAAGACATACTGGAATTCATCGCTCAGCTGGTCGACATAGGCATTGACACGGTTTCCATTGCCAATCTTGCCGTAGTGGCATTGGTACGCCGAAACTTCCCTGACCTCGAGATACGCGGCAGCGTTCTCAGCTGGCCGACCAACCTGTCCCGACTCACGTACCAGGAAGCACTCGGTGTCAATCCACTGATTATCCCATACAGCGAATTCAATCGGGATTTCAAGATGCTTACTAAAATCCGGTCCGGATTGTCCTGCGACCTGCAGCTCTTTGTCAACGTCTCGTGCATCTATAATTGTCACTATCTGGCAGAACATGCCTGCAGCGTTGGCCATGCATCCCAATTGGCACAGAATACACGGCAGGCCGGCTTTTTTCTCGATTTCTACCTCTGGCAATGTACCCGGCGCCGCCTGCTTCATCCGGAACTTTTGCTGATGAGCCGGTGGATTCGTCCTGAAGATCTTCACTGCTATGAAGCCATGGGCTTTGATGAGTTCAAGATTATAGATCGCTCCAGGTCCACGGCGTGGTTGTTGCGGGCCGCCAGGGCATATGCCGATCGTCGCTACCAGGGGAATCTGCTGGACATCATCTCTTTGGAAATGCTTGGCGACCCTTCGGGCTTTCATCAAGATATAGATGAGCAGGTGCGTGAACGCATGCGACACTACAACAAAGAGGAGCGCCAGCTCACCTTGCGCATGCTCAAGTTGCGCCGCAGGCTCCTTTCCCTTGATCTTGTTATCGATAATAAGGCCCTGGATAACTTCCTGGAGGGCTTTCAATCGATTCGCTGTGCGGAAACTTACTGCAGCGACTGCCGTTATTGCCACAAATATGCCGAACGTGCCGTCCGTTTCGATCGTGACGAAGCTGCGCTGCTTGCCGGTGATATCGGCGAATTGCTCGAAGATTCCATGAATGTGAAAATCTGA
- a CDS encoding class I SAM-dependent methyltransferase has protein sequence MKNDFGGIKEEKAMSRIPEPEIMEDPLHVAAYAGASLDNGHWFFVQQFRKFFRGQEPQGAILDLGCGPAEIPLRLAGLFPRCELHGVDGSFQMLELGKKNIHRQGLGDKIHLFQGILPENILLPRQRYEVVISNNFLHHLADPMVLWNALYKYSLPHAAILIMDLLRPDSEESAECIVDTYVPDAPPLLRDDMLLSLRAAYSLEEVAEQLQKANLAETLNLTMASPFQFAVHGYMT, from the coding sequence ATGAAAAATGACTTTGGAGGGATAAAAGAAGAAAAAGCCATGAGTCGTATTCCGGAACCGGAAATTATGGAAGATCCACTGCATGTTGCCGCCTATGCCGGAGCCAGCCTCGATAACGGGCATTGGTTTTTTGTGCAGCAATTTCGAAAGTTTTTCCGTGGGCAGGAACCGCAGGGCGCCATTCTTGATCTCGGCTGCGGACCGGCCGAAATTCCTTTGCGGCTGGCAGGACTGTTCCCGCGGTGTGAGCTGCATGGCGTAGACGGCTCCTTTCAGATGCTGGAACTCGGCAAAAAAAACATACATCGGCAGGGTTTGGGGGATAAGATTCATCTTTTTCAGGGTATTCTGCCCGAAAACATTCTTCTTCCGCGTCAGCGCTATGAGGTGGTAATCTCCAACAACTTTCTTCACCATCTGGCAGACCCCATGGTCCTGTGGAATGCTCTCTATAAATACAGTCTGCCCCATGCCGCAATCCTGATCATGGACCTGCTGCGCCCGGACAGCGAAGAATCGGCTGAATGTATAGTCGATACCTATGTGCCGGATGCGCCTCCACTGCTGCGCGACGACATGTTGCTCTCACTCAGGGCGGCATATAGTCTAGAGGAAGTAGCGGAGCAATTACAGAAAGCAAATCTGGCGGAAACATTAAATCTCACCATGGCATCGCCTTTCCAGTTTGCGGTTCATGGATACATGACCTGA
- a CDS encoding 3-hydroxyacyl-ACP dehydratase FabZ family protein, whose amino-acid sequence MEVTKITASVTAEYNSPWFSGHFPNNPVLPGIAQLQMVADLITRPQGYNGYCMSLSRVKFRKLVRPGDKLDVEVSCSDIPHHYMFKITSGNHDVCSGKMLFTKNERL is encoded by the coding sequence ATGGAAGTGACCAAGATTACCGCATCCGTAACCGCTGAATATAATTCCCCTTGGTTTTCCGGCCATTTTCCCAACAATCCTGTTTTGCCGGGAATTGCTCAATTGCAGATGGTTGCCGATCTTATCACCAGACCTCAGGGGTATAATGGGTATTGTATGAGTTTAAGTCGGGTTAAGTTCAGAAAATTAGTCCGACCGGGAGATAAACTTGACGTTGAAGTTTCATGCAGCGATATCCCTCATCACTACATGTTTAAAATTACCAGCGGGAACCATGATGTCTGTTCCGGCAAGATGCTTTTCACCAAAAACGAAAGACTGTGA
- a CDS encoding acyl carrier protein, with amino-acid sequence MSNHTNQTIARISEIIIDELKLEDVTPETFDADLDLVDEVGVDSMDLATVALVLRDEYGIRIDEDDYPKLTTVRIIAEYIIDKQNSNE; translated from the coding sequence ATGAGTAACCACACTAACCAGACCATCGCCCGAATCTCCGAAATCATCATCGATGAGCTCAAGCTTGAAGATGTCACCCCCGAAACCTTTGATGCCGACCTTGATTTAGTTGACGAGGTCGGGGTCGACTCCATGGACCTGGCGACTGTTGCCCTGGTTTTAAGAGATGAGTACGGCATAAGAATCGACGAAGACGATTATCCCAAATTGACCACCGTACGTATCATTGCCGAATATATCATCGACAAACAAAACAGCAACGAATAG
- a CDS encoding radical SAM protein: MSAQHQQYKFSEIIADPRIRERWEKVRRYFFLRESTYDMSNRCNIRCEGCYYFAGEKQFAIENSDENSWRRLFQSEKERGITFAVLAGAEPSLVPHLCKICYQTIPLGAIASNGLKPISREIDYRIHISVWGNDRTSETIRKAPNMLARQIANYKDDPRAVFVYTFTPENIDEARQVTKLLTDNGRQITFNMFSAPVGYQGHLRHTSETLKKTREVMSELLRDYPQTVLFSTYNIVAHTEKSALHELFSCSYPRMNSSMDVGLGRTFRQYRTDLQWDREAACCVPDTDCDDCRHYAAGSALVTARMYRHAIDPVTFSAWLDYVDTYLAVWVRGYDKGVNLCNTFITPPPKN, from the coding sequence ATGTCTGCCCAGCACCAGCAATACAAATTCTCGGAAATAATAGCAGATCCGCGTATCAGAGAGCGTTGGGAAAAAGTTCGCCGCTATTTTTTTCTGCGCGAATCAACATACGATATGAGCAACCGTTGCAACATCCGTTGTGAGGGATGTTATTATTTCGCCGGCGAAAAGCAGTTTGCCATAGAGAATAGCGATGAAAATTCCTGGCGCCGACTTTTTCAATCCGAAAAAGAACGCGGCATAACTTTTGCCGTTCTGGCTGGAGCCGAACCATCGCTGGTGCCGCATTTATGTAAGATCTGTTATCAGACGATACCACTGGGAGCGATAGCCAGCAATGGCCTCAAGCCGATTTCCCGGGAGATTGACTACCGGATCCATATCTCCGTCTGGGGCAATGACCGAACCAGTGAAACAATCCGCAAGGCTCCGAACATGCTTGCCAGGCAGATCGCCAATTACAAAGACGATCCCAGGGCCGTTTTCGTTTACACATTCACACCGGAGAACATTGATGAGGCCCGGCAGGTAACAAAACTTCTCACCGATAACGGCCGGCAAATCACCTTCAACATGTTTTCCGCCCCTGTCGGCTACCAAGGACATCTCCGTCATACCTCCGAGACTTTGAAGAAAACACGTGAGGTAATGAGCGAACTGCTGAGGGATTACCCGCAGACGGTTCTCTTTTCGACGTACAACATTGTTGCCCATACTGAAAAATCAGCTTTGCATGAACTTTTTTCCTGTTCCTATCCTCGGATGAATTCCTCCATGGATGTCGGCCTCGGCAGGACATTCCGGCAATATCGCACGGACTTGCAATGGGACCGGGAAGCCGCCTGTTGCGTCCCGGATACGGATTGTGATGACTGCCGCCATTATGCTGCGGGCAGTGCTCTTGTCACCGCCAGAATGTATCGACATGCCATAGACCCTGTGACATTTTCCGCCTGGCTGGATTATGTTGATACGTATCTTGCCGTCTGGGTCAGAGGATATGATAAAGGAGTCAACCTGTGCAACACCTTTATCACTCCGCCTCCAAAGAATTAG
- a CDS encoding radical SAM protein: MKTVSSLLDHHWYERYKRISRLNIRSSIYDVTNRCNLRCKGCFFYSSGEDKVAAEENDIDKWHGFIAKELNRGVNLAILIGGEPTLCLDRIEAFYKKIPTFCATNGLIKVPRDRFPDLMVGISLWGDAEDEKILRGKDTFTLSSANYQGDPHAYYLYTITPKQLGKTEKIIRKIRDVGLKVHMQLLSNDEDVDGFSWQADELIAVRDEMDSMLDSYPDTVISSKYYHEVITTGKMLGRSFGWMECPSVTEPIDNRDPRPKRLIGFIRWSSELQAMHRCCTSETRDCSTCKDGAAHMSWVMVNKRAHIKTTKDLQNWIEVYEMFAKLYQFIPW; this comes from the coding sequence ATGAAAACTGTCAGCTCCCTTCTCGATCACCATTGGTACGAGCGTTATAAAAGAATTTCCAGGCTTAACATCCGCAGCTCCATTTACGATGTAACCAATCGCTGCAACCTGAGATGCAAGGGATGCTTCTTCTATTCCTCCGGTGAAGATAAGGTGGCAGCCGAGGAAAATGATATAGACAAATGGCATGGCTTTATCGCCAAAGAGTTGAATCGGGGTGTCAATCTGGCAATTCTGATCGGCGGCGAGCCGACTCTCTGCCTGGACAGGATTGAAGCCTTTTACAAAAAAATACCCACCTTTTGTGCCACCAACGGCCTGATCAAAGTCCCCAGGGATCGTTTTCCGGACCTGATGGTTGGTATTTCCCTGTGGGGTGATGCTGAAGATGAGAAAATTCTGCGCGGAAAAGACACATTTACACTTTCAAGCGCCAATTACCAGGGCGATCCTCATGCCTACTATCTCTATACCATTACCCCCAAGCAGCTCGGTAAAACTGAAAAAATCATCCGCAAGATCAGAGATGTCGGTCTCAAAGTCCACATGCAGCTGCTGTCCAATGACGAAGATGTGGATGGTTTTTCATGGCAGGCGGACGAACTGATTGCGGTGCGCGACGAGATGGACAGTATGCTGGACAGCTACCCCGACACCGTTATTTCTTCAAAATACTACCACGAGGTCATCACTACGGGTAAAATGCTGGGTCGATCTTTCGGCTGGATGGAATGTCCCTCTGTAACAGAGCCGATCGACAACCGGGACCCTCGTCCGAAAAGATTGATAGGCTTCATTCGCTGGTCATCCGAGTTGCAGGCCATGCATCGCTGCTGCACCTCTGAAACCCGCGACTGTTCTACTTGCAAAGATGGCGCCGCCCACATGAGCTGGGTTATGGTGAACAAAAGAGCGCACATTAAAACGACCAAAGATCTGCAAAACTGGATAGAGGTTTATGAAATGTTTGCCAAACTCTATCAATTTATACCCTGGTAG
- a CDS encoding beta-ketoacyl-[acyl-carrier-protein] synthase family protein — protein MGKKDAVIVGYDAISPLGCDLQGQWQNAVKGLSGIGPLTRFPLPENFPVRIAGQVPDIVDKDYPFLTARHQAAWTSPVFKYSLLSVARALERSNIELSPEIALRTAVTYSSAIGGLDAVLNADRRLQANNKLPPPYTNPNACVNMVGGKIAIETGAQGPITSTISACATGLTSIIIGAMFLAQNRADIAICGAVDFALVEPIVAGFYTMNGAYAPAEGRENEAPEQASRPFSANRRGFVIAEGAGAIILATREFAETHGLRYSSELAGWGMTSDAHHFVAPNSVTIRQCMQNALTDAGLLPQDIAAINAHAASTKLGDKIEYSAMKEIFGNNLPPVCANKSLIGHAMGASSAIETIFALQGMQESILPPTINYQADPEIEIDCVAEGKRSLQQEFILKNSFGFGGCNSSVIFKKSY, from the coding sequence ATGGGAAAAAAAGATGCCGTCATTGTCGGTTATGATGCCATTTCCCCCCTGGGATGCGACCTGCAGGGGCAATGGCAAAATGCCGTCAAAGGTCTGAGCGGCATCGGCCCGCTTACCCGATTTCCACTGCCTGAAAATTTCCCGGTCCGCATTGCCGGGCAGGTCCCGGATATAGTCGACAAGGATTATCCTTTTCTGACCGCCCGGCACCAGGCCGCCTGGACATCTCCTGTTTTCAAATACTCCCTGCTTTCGGTCGCCCGGGCCCTGGAGCGCAGCAATATTGAACTGTCTCCTGAAATTGCACTTCGTACCGCGGTAACATACAGCTCCGCGATCGGCGGGCTGGATGCGGTGCTCAATGCCGACAGACGGCTGCAGGCCAACAATAAATTACCCCCTCCATATACCAATCCCAATGCCTGCGTCAATATGGTCGGCGGTAAAATCGCCATTGAAACCGGAGCACAGGGCCCTATCACCTCAACGATATCCGCCTGTGCCACCGGTCTGACCTCAATAATTATCGGTGCCATGTTCCTGGCTCAGAACCGAGCCGACATTGCCATCTGCGGAGCAGTTGATTTTGCCCTGGTCGAGCCTATTGTCGCAGGTTTTTATACCATGAACGGCGCCTACGCTCCCGCAGAAGGTCGGGAAAACGAAGCACCGGAACAGGCCAGCAGGCCATTTTCTGCCAACCGCCGGGGTTTTGTCATTGCCGAAGGTGCAGGTGCAATCATTTTAGCCACCAGAGAATTTGCAGAGACACATGGACTACGCTATAGTTCGGAGCTGGCCGGCTGGGGAATGACATCGGATGCACACCATTTTGTAGCTCCCAATTCAGTCACCATCAGGCAGTGTATGCAGAACGCCCTGACCGATGCCGGTCTTCTGCCCCAGGATATCGCGGCGATTAACGCCCATGCAGCATCCACAAAGCTGGGCGACAAAATTGAATATAGTGCCATGAAGGAAATTTTCGGAAATAATCTTCCCCCGGTCTGTGCCAATAAATCACTCATCGGCCATGCCATGGGTGCCTCCAGTGCAATCGAAACCATTTTTGCATTGCAGGGGATGCAGGAAAGCATACTCCCTCCGACAATAAATTATCAGGCTGATCCGGAAATTGAAATCGATTGTGTCGCCGAAGGGAAACGGTCTCTGCAACAGGAATTTATACTCAAAAACTCTTTTGGCTTTGGTGGCTGCAATAGCAGCGTAATTTTCAAGAAATCGTATTAA
- a CDS encoding beta-ketoacyl-[acyl-carrier-protein] synthase family protein produces the protein MKAPKNRRVYVVGYDVATALGNSFAATWQGAVEGLAGFRRLSRCESSSRSNVVGEIPDWDPSQFSYVNRKESSLWNADYIFLTMEVCRRALLHAGLEINAETGPRTGCLIGSALNGTDSYRIAMDNYINKGPLKVSPYLLPNVCANLPAGKAGMLMGFTGPIFSPQGACASGNHAIGIGARMIRDGDCDFVLAGGVETCIVPEIIQGFSNMLATIKVGPKDRAAEDPTQASRPFSLDRKGFVLAEGAGVLVLASEDALHSMGLTAKAEVAGIGWNSDAHHFTRPNATTIIRAMQDAIDDAEISPADIGAVNAHGTSTPTGDSTEVDCLRAVFGDSMANIPVSSNKSQVGHSLGASAAIEATLAIEAMRLGLVLPTVNHIPDPAFSDIDVVPNTARRHQHEFVLSNSFGFGGTNCCIVFRGV, from the coding sequence ATGAAGGCACCGAAAAACAGAAGGGTTTATGTAGTAGGCTATGACGTTGCGACTGCTCTGGGCAACAGCTTTGCCGCAACATGGCAGGGTGCCGTTGAAGGTTTAGCCGGTTTTCGCAGATTGAGCCGCTGCGAAAGTTCGAGCCGCAGCAATGTGGTCGGTGAAATTCCGGATTGGGATCCGAGCCAATTTTCATATGTTAACCGTAAAGAATCTTCTCTATGGAATGCAGACTACATCTTTCTTACCATGGAGGTTTGCCGGCGTGCCCTTCTCCATGCCGGTCTTGAAATAAATGCAGAAACAGGTCCCAGGACAGGTTGCCTGATCGGTTCCGCTCTCAATGGCACCGATTCTTACCGGATCGCCATGGATAACTATATCAACAAAGGACCGCTGAAAGTCAGCCCTTATCTGCTGCCCAATGTCTGCGCGAATCTTCCGGCCGGTAAGGCAGGTATGCTGATGGGATTCACCGGACCGATTTTCTCCCCTCAGGGCGCCTGCGCCTCGGGAAATCATGCCATTGGAATCGGGGCGAGAATGATTCGTGACGGTGACTGTGATTTTGTTCTGGCCGGCGGTGTCGAAACCTGTATTGTGCCGGAAATAATTCAAGGATTTTCCAATATGCTGGCCACCATCAAGGTCGGCCCCAAAGACCGAGCGGCGGAAGATCCCACCCAGGCCTCACGGCCCTTCAGCCTTGACCGCAAGGGGTTTGTGCTTGCTGAAGGCGCCGGCGTACTTGTTTTGGCCTCCGAAGATGCCCTGCATTCAATGGGCCTGACGGCCAAGGCCGAAGTTGCCGGAATCGGCTGGAATTCCGATGCCCATCATTTCACCCGCCCAAATGCCACTACCATTATCCGCGCAATGCAGGATGCAATTGATGATGCGGAAATCTCACCTGCCGATATTGGGGCCGTAAATGCACACGGTACCTCTACGCCGACGGGAGACAGTACCGAGGTTGATTGCCTTCGTGCCGTTTTCGGCGATTCCATGGCGAATATTCCGGTATCTTCCAATAAATCACAGGTAGGCCATTCGCTTGGTGCATCTGCCGCCATTGAGGCGACTCTTGCCATCGAGGCCATGAGACTTGGTCTGGTTTTGCCCACTGTCAACCATATCCCCGATCCTGCTTTCAGTGATATCGATGTAGTGCCGAATACAGCGCGCAGACATCAACACGAATTTGTCCTCTCAAATTCGTTCGGCTTCGGCGGCACCAACTGCTGTATCGTTTTTCGAGGAGTGTGA
- a CDS encoding acyl-CoA thioesterase produces the protein MRPRPFIPEKLEKPCYVRDINSGKIWHRCEMRTLYVDTDRSQVVYHANYLRYFEFGRAELMREAAYPYKEIEESGYIYPIIKTELNYYSPLFYDDLMYIHTRPAGMELVKLQFDYLITRADNGEICCTGFTRHCAVNSKHIPVEIDEKTINLWKKFPDS, from the coding sequence ATGCGACCACGACCTTTTATTCCTGAAAAACTGGAAAAACCCTGCTATGTCAGAGACATTAACAGCGGCAAGATCTGGCATCGCTGCGAGATGCGAACACTCTATGTGGATACCGATCGCTCTCAGGTCGTCTATCATGCCAACTACCTGCGTTATTTTGAATTCGGCAGGGCTGAACTCATGCGGGAAGCAGCCTATCCCTACAAAGAAATCGAGGAGAGCGGATATATCTACCCGATCATCAAAACGGAACTCAACTATTATTCGCCGCTCTTCTACGACGACCTGATGTACATTCATACCCGTCCCGCCGGTATGGAATTAGTTAAACTGCAGTTTGATTATTTGATCACCAGAGCTGACAACGGCGAAATCTGCTGCACCGGTTTTACCAGACACTGCGCAGTGAACAGTAAGCATATCCCGGTTGAAATTGATGAAAAAACGATCAATCTCTGGAAAAAGTTTCCGGATTCATGA
- a CDS encoding polyketide synthase dehydratase domain-containing protein produces MSSKRIPCNISVQPWFKDHRIGGRICLPAVETMLFLAAHCASISPETDIRIMEDVRFGKFLEIPPIAARLEALVEYSANIDRRVQVKLLSHIRLKTMARIIEHGEIFFPAETRDNHALQNIDPAPPTNTTAEISAAQLYDEIVPLGSRYHTLQEKLLLTKDEAWGKLRAPEISFCYAVQDMIGSPFPLDGALHAACVLGQRLTDLVLFPVGFFRRIISRPTLPGALYLTRVTVTAINHRQIVFDLNIFNNEGLLYETVNGLRMRDIKR; encoded by the coding sequence ATGAGCAGTAAGCGAATCCCCTGTAACATATCGGTACAACCATGGTTTAAGGACCATCGTATCGGCGGCAGGATTTGCCTTCCAGCCGTCGAAACCATGCTTTTTTTAGCCGCCCATTGCGCATCGATTTCCCCTGAAACTGATATCAGAATCATGGAAGATGTTCGCTTCGGCAAATTTCTTGAGATTCCGCCTATTGCGGCAAGGCTGGAGGCTCTGGTAGAGTATTCCGCCAATATCGATCGCCGGGTGCAGGTTAAGCTGCTCAGCCACATCCGCCTGAAAACCATGGCCAGAATCATAGAGCATGGCGAAATATTTTTCCCGGCAGAAACTAGAGACAATCACGCTCTTCAGAACATTGATCCAGCGCCGCCGACAAACACTACGGCTGAGATCAGCGCAGCGCAGTTGTATGACGAAATTGTTCCCCTGGGCTCCCGGTATCATACGCTTCAGGAAAAACTGCTCCTTACAAAAGACGAAGCATGGGGAAAATTGAGGGCTCCCGAAATTTCCTTCTGCTATGCCGTTCAGGATATGATTGGTTCGCCGTTCCCGCTGGATGGCGCTCTGCATGCAGCTTGTGTTTTAGGCCAACGATTGACGGATCTGGTGCTCTTCCCGGTTGGATTTTTCAGGCGAATTATCAGCCGGCCGACTCTTCCGGGTGCACTCTACCTGACCAGAGTGACAGTGACCGCCATAAACCATCGTCAAATAGTATTCGATCTGAATATCTTCAATAATGAAGGTCTTCTTTATGAAACTGTAAATGGACTTCGAATGCGCGATATAAAGCGATAA
- a CDS encoding phosphopantetheine-binding protein, giving the protein MEPFERELLELIITTCNLSDIEVDKIANTDPLIGPDSPLGTDSLDALEIAVAVQHKYGVRMDSENTSRLVLQSLATLAEYIKKDSGNATGA; this is encoded by the coding sequence ATGGAACCTTTTGAACGAGAATTATTGGAATTAATCATTACCACATGCAACCTTAGCGATATCGAAGTTGACAAGATAGCAAATACCGATCCACTCATCGGCCCGGATTCTCCTCTCGGAACCGACTCTCTCGATGCCCTGGAAATTGCAGTTGCTGTTCAACATAAATATGGTGTGCGAATGGATTCGGAAAATACCAGCCGACTCGTTTTACAGTCTCTGGCGACTCTTGCCGAGTATATCAAAAAGGATAGCGGAAATGCGACCGGTGCTTGA
- a CDS encoding acyl-CoA thioesterase, translated as MARKKYFNTLADAPQPLTVVIGRRVRFEEVDSIGMVWHGRYPSYFEDGRIAFGDTYGLAYSTFVQHRVMAPIAQMHFDFKSPLRFDEQTTIETSLHWNDAMRLDFSYIIRNSNDNIAATGYTVQLLTEPDGTVLFAPPDWIIRFRRKWRAGFQDGQK; from the coding sequence ATGGCAAGGAAAAAATATTTTAACACTCTTGCGGATGCCCCTCAGCCGCTCACCGTTGTCATCGGCAGACGTGTTCGGTTCGAGGAGGTTGATTCCATCGGAATGGTATGGCATGGCCGCTATCCCAGTTATTTTGAAGATGGTCGCATTGCCTTTGGAGATACTTACGGACTAGCCTACTCAACCTTCGTTCAACATCGGGTGATGGCCCCAATCGCCCAAATGCATTTTGATTTTAAATCCCCGCTGCGCTTTGATGAACAAACCACCATCGAAACATCGCTGCACTGGAACGACGCGATGCGCCTTGATTTTTCGTATATCATCCGCAACAGCAATGACAATATCGCCGCCACCGGTTATACCGTTCAACTCCTTACCGAACCTGATGGCACCGTTTTATTTGCCCCACCGGACTGGATTATCCGCTTCAGGCGAAAATGGCGGGCGGGATTCCAAGACGGGCAGAAATAA
- the ffh gene encoding signal recognition particle protein, translated as MFENLTDRLEGVFKKLRGHGILSEENIDEAMREVRMALLEADVNFTVAKEFVASVTEKAIGREVSQKLSPGQQVIKIVHEELVELLGGSTEQIRLDGRQPVIIMMAGLQGSGKTTTSGKLAGLLRDKGRKPYLVPADVYRPAAIEQLQVLGERLGIPVHPSTTDLKPTVICNQAVIEAKNQGYDTLIIDTAGRLHVDERMMTELKEVQAAVEPSEVLFVADSMTGQDAVTVADKFNRDLEITGVILTKMEGDARGGAALSIKNVTGKPIKFVGTGEALDAIEIFHPDRVASRILGMGDVLTLIEKAEAVVDKEQADKLAKKLQKSQFSLEDFLDQIQQIKKMGSLEQIMGMIPGINKLKQIKDAPKPDEKELGKTEAIIRSMTLKERRDHRIINASRRQRIAAGSGTSVTDVNRVLKSYTAMLKMMKKMRGKPGFASGKKRRKLPKGIRR; from the coding sequence ATGTTTGAAAATCTGACAGACAGGCTGGAGGGAGTTTTTAAGAAACTCCGCGGCCACGGCATACTTTCGGAAGAAAACATCGACGAGGCAATGCGTGAAGTTCGCATGGCCCTCCTTGAAGCGGATGTTAACTTCACAGTTGCCAAAGAATTCGTTGCCTCCGTGACTGAAAAGGCCATAGGCCGAGAGGTTTCGCAGAAACTTTCTCCGGGCCAGCAGGTCATTAAAATAGTGCATGAGGAGCTTGTCGAGCTGCTGGGCGGCTCAACCGAGCAAATCAGACTGGACGGCAGGCAGCCGGTCATCATCATGATGGCGGGCCTGCAGGGCTCCGGCAAGACAACCACCTCAGGCAAGCTAGCCGGACTGCTGCGGGATAAAGGCCGCAAGCCCTACCTGGTCCCGGCTGACGTTTATCGTCCGGCGGCCATTGAACAGCTTCAGGTGCTCGGCGAGAGGCTTGGCATTCCCGTTCACCCCTCTACAACTGATCTGAAACCGACGGTTATCTGCAATCAGGCCGTCATTGAAGCTAAGAATCAGGGCTACGATACTCTGATCATCGATACCGCCGGCCGCCTGCATGTCGATGAAAGGATGATGACGGAATTGAAGGAAGTTCAGGCGGCTGTCGAGCCTTCTGAAGTCCTGTTCGTTGCCGACTCCATGACCGGCCAGGATGCGGTTACGGTTGCCGATAAATTCAACCGCGACCTGGAGATCACCGGCGTAATCCTCACCAAAATGGAAGGTGATGCCAGAGGCGGTGCGGCCCTCTCCATTAAAAACGTCACCGGCAAGCCAATAAAGTTCGTGGGCACCGGCGAAGCACTTGACGCCATTGAAATTTTTCATCCCGACCGGGTTGCCTCGCGTATCCTGGGTATGGGTGACGTGCTCACGCTTATCGAGAAAGCCGAGGCAGTTGTCGATAAAGAACAAGCCGACAAGCTTGCCAAAAAGCTGCAGAAGAGCCAGTTTTCCCTGGAAGATTTCCTCGATCAAATTCAGCAGATCAAGAAAATGGGCTCTCTTGAGCAGATCATGGGAATGATCCCGGGCATCAACAAGCTGAAACAGATCAAGGATGCACCGAAACCGGACGAAAAGGAACTTGGTAAAACCGAGGCCATTATTCGTTCCATGACTCTCAAGGAACGTCGTGATCACCGTATAATCAACGCCAGCAGACGACAGCGAATAGCCGCCGGCTCGGGCACAAGCGTCACCGATGTCAACAGGGTGCTGAAAAGCTACACGGCGATGTTGAAAATGATGAAGAAAATGCGTGGCAAACCGGGTTTTGCATCGGGAAAAAAACGCAGAAAGTTGCCCAAGGGCATAAGAAGATAA